TGACAAGATTCTCATTATGactaaagaaagaaaaaaacgtGCAAGGTGCTTTTGAAAGAAGACAAAAACCTGTTTCCAAATATTGACTTCTACTGTATACGTTCATGGTTTAACAGTATATTAGAACAATGCTAATCATTTTACTATTTTAGGTTATGCTCTTTTAACATACGGAGGCAGCACATTGTGTAACGTGTAGCACCTACAGTACGTTTTAGTCTTTCAGTGACCACCAGACAACACAGAATCAGCTCTCAGTGCACAGTCATGATTTAAAGCTTCAGTCATCTGCTACAGTGCTCAGCCGTGCTTTAACTACTGGGATTTGTATTGACGGTAAAAAAGAAGAAGCTAATTTGTATTAATACAGTATAGTTGAACCACTTCTTCAGTAGTAGACCTATATTCAAGACCAGTGATTATAGTAatactaatatactgtaagtatGGCCTCCATGTCAATCACTTACATATGCTTTTCATTTTTTACCCATGTAGAATGTATGGCTAGTACATAGTACCTAGATATAAGATGGAAATATTTACCTTAAGACACTTGACAAATCTATTGCTGATCAATCAAATCTTTGCGACATTTGATTCAATGGATAAAAAAAATTAACTCTATTCATATTCATAATCTGTAAAATTTCTAGCAGTTCAGAATGTAACATTGATTGGTTATCCATTGACTTACTTCGGTAGTTAAGGCAACAATTGTTAAAGTGACCAAGGAAAAGTAGATAGTAGGCTGACAGTACCATTATGCAACATACACCACAAATAAAGCTTTGTGTGACAAAAAATTGTAAATTACAAACCAAGCCTAAATATAGGCGAACTACACATTTATATTAAACCCATAAggctatcatatcatatcataacatTCAATGTTATACTCTGCAAGTGTTTTTAGGCCTGCACACAATCCATGAATGATGTGCTTGATCAAGTGAAGCCGTACAACACACCGGTATAGTGAGATGactagggttggggtcaattccatttcaattgagTCACTTCAAATAcatcctgaattgaaatggaattgaccccaacactgGTCCTGACGTGTTCCTCTCTCTAGTACTGCGCCATAAACAGATAGTCATGTATTTGTGATCTGCTGCAGCTCATTGAGGGGAGGAGAGTCTCTGCTAAGGCAGTCTGACTCGTTCTCTCCACTGTCAGTCTGGGCCGATGGCTGGgatcttctcctcaacaccagcTTGTACAGCCCGGCCATGAGGAAGATCACTGCGATCACAGCAAAGTAGATGGCGTATATGAGAAActgtgacacagagagagagagagaaaatatttaTCAAGCTACGTTAGTGTTGTAACAGTAATACTACCCTTTCTAAAAACAAACCATATTTTACATCCAAACATCATGGATAGTATTGTCTTTAGATAAGTTACCTGTGGGAAAATGTCCAGGCCCAGCCCGACAGTGTCCACTACCACAACAGTAAGCAGAGTCTGAAGCAGCAGGGCGATGAAAGTGTTCACTCCAAACACCAAGGCATATCGCTGCATGCTCAGGTTGGCAGCAATCTGATACCTAATGGAGCAGAAAATATTTTCTTTACAAAtacaattaaaaacataaaaGTAGAACTTACACAGAGAATAGACAGTTGAAAGATTAAATTGAATACACAGTTAAGATATATCATAGGTagacagctagctacagtagaagTCTACAGTAATGATACAATTGAGTCCAACCACCTCATCATTAATAGCAAACTTTAAATCCCTGGATATCATATGGTTTTCAGGGGGTGTCTGTCCGTCCTACTCACGTAGCGATGGTTATGAGCAGCATGTAGGTGGCTCTGAAGACCACATAGGAGGTGTAGCACACCCAGATGTTCCTGATGGTGTCCATGAGGTACACAGCCACAGCCATGACCACTGAGAAGATGCAGAGAGACAGCTCTCCCCAGACTGCCCAGGAGACCTTGATGGAGCCCACCCCGAAGGCTGCTAACGCACCTAGGCATAGACCCCAGGGGCGCGATCAGTCGgcagacaaacagaaaatgctttgaaatggaaatgaattTGATTATCGTCTGCTTCCAGGCTGACATGGAAGTATGGTAACGCAAGACTATTATTTGATCAGTTCAAGTAGTAGCTTCTTAGGTTCACACTCTGGAAGGTCCTCTGGTTCTAATTCATCTGAAATGGTACTACATCATCAAGTTTACCTAACAAGGTGGAGACTGTCTCTACGTATCCATTGTAGATCTCAAACTCCTGGGAAGGCAGGACCTTCTCCCACAGGGCCTGAACATAGTTGACCAACTGGAAGTAGCCACAAGTAGAGAGGGCCCACCACACCGACCAGGCCAGGAGGGCAGGGCATGAGTAGCACTGCAGGAAGTCTTCCCATAGGATCCTTAACACGTCCACTAAGCCACTGCTAGCGCCACCACCATCACTGGCCGTCACCACCTGAGTGAAAAAAACGGTACACAGGGTTAAGTAAGAATTTGCGTAAGAATCAACAGACTGAAATGCTCTGAAAAAACAGCTTCCTGAAAGTTAGTGATGAAGCAAGGTTTTAGGTCAATGTCTTTTTTGTAAATGTTCTAGTATTGCAACGGTCAATGTGTGTCAATCAGGATTGTGTCAATCTAGCAGCTTTCAGTTTGGGACAGCAGAGTTGCATGAGATCCATTAATAAACAACAGTTAATGGTTTTAACTCTCAGAGCTGCAACACGGTT
This DNA window, taken from Coregonus clupeaformis isolate EN_2021a unplaced genomic scaffold, ASM2061545v1 scaf2510, whole genome shotgun sequence, encodes the following:
- the LOC121575652 gene encoding thiamine transporter 1 — protein: MFFLVDMSQLYPTILLCVYGFFSNLRPSEPFFTAFLMGPDKNLTETQLVNEIYPIWTYSYLVLLLPVFLATDYLCYKPVLILQAVSLVVTYFMLVKAQGVLAMQLLEFFFGLATATDIAYYSYIYSVVDPAQYQRVTGYCRSVTLLGSAAGSLAGQLLVSVAQIPLFYLSVVTLVSAILAFVAPWFLPMPGKSLFFHKSLGIDGEKPAHQNSRIPMDEAEDPESKVPLKIDEVTMVVTASDGGGASSGLVDVLRILWEDFLQCYSCPALLAWSVWWALSTCGYFQLVNYVQALWEKVLPSQEFEIYNGYVETVSTLLGALAAFGVGSIKVSWAVWGELSLCIFSVVMAVAVYLMDTIRNIWVCYTSYVVFRATYMLLITIATYQIAANLSMQRYALVFGVNTFIALLLQTLLTVVVVDTVGLGLDIFPQFLIYAIYFAVIAVIFLMAGLYKLVLRRRSQPSAQTDSGENESDCLSRDSPPLNELQQITNT